One Cricetulus griseus strain 17A/GY chromosome 5, alternate assembly CriGri-PICRH-1.0, whole genome shotgun sequence genomic window carries:
- the Calm2 gene encoding calmodulin-2 isoform X2 — MADQLTEEQIAEFKEAFSLFDKDGDGTITTKELGTVMRSLGQNPTEAELQDMINEVDADGNGTIDFPEFLTMMARKMKDTDSEEEIREAFRVFDKDGNGYISAAELRHVMTNLGEKLTDEEVDEMIREADIDGDGQVNYEEFVQMMTAK, encoded by the exons ATG GCTGACCAACTGACTGAAGAGCAGATTGCAG AATTCAAAGAAGCCTTTTCACTATTTGACAAGGATGGTGATGGGACTATAACAACAAAGGAACTGGGGACTGTGATGAGGTCTCTTGGGCAGAACCCCACAGAAGCAGAGCTACAGGACATGATTAATGAAGTAGATGCAGATG GTAATGGCACAATTGACTTCCCTGAATTTCTGACAATGAtggcaagaaaaatgaaagatacAGACAGTGAAgaggaaatcagagaagcattccGTGTGTTTGATAAG GATGGCAATGGCTACATTAGTGCAGCAGAGCTCCGCCATGTGATGACAAACCTGGGAGAGAAGCTGACAGATGAGGAGGTGGATGAAATGATCAGGGAAGCAGATATCGATGGTGATGGTCAGGTAAACTATGAAG agtTTGTACAAATGATGACAGCAAAGTGA